AACCGCTAACGTATCCGGTTCGTTAAACGCCAAGCGTTCAACCCGTTCGGTCACCCGTTGACGAATGGTAGCGGTTTGCCCCGGCTTAGCCGTTAAAAAGAGTCCCCGGACAACCAGATCATTGGGCCCGCTGATCCGCAAGGCCTCTGCTTGGCTCCGTAAGACCTGCGGCGTCAACTCCAGGCGCATCTTGTCCTGAACAATTCGGCGGGCCACTTGCTGGTACTGTTGAAACTGAGGTGACTGCGCATGCACCTGATAATGCGCCTCATCGCGATACAGTTCAAAGATGTAGTTGGTCGCGCCAAAAACGTCTTGGTGGGTGGCCCCCATCGCTAGGGTTCCCGGTTCTTGAACAATCGAGGTCAGTAAATTACGGGCGCCCGCCTGGACAAATTCGGAACGTTCCTGCGGCGCAATTCCTAGTCGATATAGTCGTAATAACGGTGCGTGGTGCAATTTCATGGTAGTGCCCACTCTCTAAAGGGATTTACCCTTATTATACCTGATTAATCGGTTAAATAGCGTAAGCGCTTTATATCTTTTAGCGCCCTTACCCGTAGATGTCACCGGAGGATCTGCCGTCAATTAAAAAACTCCCGCGCCGGTTAAGGTCGCAGGAGTTTTGCGTTACCTGATTAATCTTGGTGAAAGGCCTGTGTCGCGTTAATCGCTGCCTGCCAGCCCGCGTAGCACTTCTCGCGCCGATCGTCCGCCATCTGGGGCGTAAATTCGTCGCGTAACTTGTGCATCTGGCGAATGCTGTCAATGTTAGGCCAGAAGTCCACGGCTAGACCAGCCAAATAAGCCGCTCCCAGTGCCGTGGTTTCGTTGATGGCCGCCCGCTTAATCGGCGTCTTCAAGATGTCGGCCTGGAACTGCATCAAGAAGTTGTTATTGGCCGCCCCACCGTCGACGCTCAGGGACTTTAAAGTCATCCCCGTTTCCTTGGTCATGGTGTCGACCACGTCACGCGTCTGGTAAGCAATGGCCTCAACCGTGGCCCGCACGAACTGTTCGCGCGTGGTCCCCCGGGTCAGACCAAAGACGGCTCCGCGCGTTTCTTGGTTCCAGTACGGGGCGCC
Above is a window of Levilactobacillus zymae DNA encoding:
- a CDS encoding antibiotic biosynthesis monooxygenase; this translates as MKLHHAPLLRLYRLGIAPQERSEFVQAGARNLLTSIVQEPGTLAMGATHQDVFGATNYIFELYRDEAHYQVHAQSPQFQQYQQVARRIVQDKMRLELTPQVLRSQAEALRISGPNDLVVRGLFLTAKPGQTATIRQRVTERVERLAFNEPDTLAVYAATVATDQTQWVILEVYRNVHVIATGDHDLTHTLADVVSQQFSRHLAPDVLVTQGSLTFE